In a genomic window of Shouchella clausii:
- a CDS encoding D-lyxose/D-mannose family sugar isomerase — translation METAKQKTREALEEQGFLLTDQEADTIEVADFGLGRLEQSGLQLFTYVNSQRYCAKELVLFPNQTCPEHKHPPRPDGTPGKEETFRCRFGRVHLFVEGEATDDPSVYPPAEDAGYYTAANEIVLLPGEQYTIPPNTRHWFQAGPQGAIISEFSSHSDDASDIFTDPRITR, via the coding sequence ATGGAAACAGCAAAGCAAAAAACACGAGAAGCCCTTGAAGAACAAGGGTTTCTCTTAACGGACCAAGAAGCGGACACTATTGAAGTTGCTGACTTTGGGCTAGGGCGCCTTGAACAAAGCGGTTTGCAGCTGTTCACTTATGTAAACAGCCAGCGCTACTGTGCCAAGGAATTGGTGCTGTTCCCGAACCAAACGTGCCCAGAACATAAACACCCACCCCGGCCAGACGGCACCCCTGGAAAAGAAGAAACATTCCGCTGCCGCTTTGGCCGTGTCCATCTATTTGTTGAAGGGGAGGCAACAGACGATCCAAGTGTCTATCCGCCAGCTGAAGATGCTGGTTATTATACAGCCGCTAACGAAATTGTGCTCCTGCCAGGGGAACAATATACGATTCCGCCAAACACGCGCCACTGGTTTCAAGCAGGGCCCCAAGGGGCAATCATAAGTGAATTTTCTTCCCACAGCGACGACGCCAGTGACATCTTTACCGATCCGCGCATTACACGATAA
- a CDS encoding PTS fructose transporter subunit IIC, whose product MKSIGLTIKKHLLTGISYMIPLIVAAGLCIALGQIFGGADVANHEGTIPFYLNQIGGWGMTLVVPLFTAAIAMSIADRPTFAPGLVIGFIANEIQAGFIGGILGGFLVGYVVLAIKKYVKVPKSMIGLMPVMIIPLIATAFSGLLMLTIIGQPIASMQNSLLGLLQSMEGGSRFFMGTILGAMSSFDFGGPVNKTASLFADGLLVEGIYEPEAVKFIGSMVPVFGIALSFLFTRYKYTKAEKETLKAAVPMGICMITEGVIPIAARDLIRVVASCSFGSAIAGGLSMVWGVGSTVPHGGLFVVPLMIEPWYFVLALAIGSLITGTMLSLWKPAVKQEEEAMEQEPEEEEVDLDDFSLTKGL is encoded by the coding sequence ATGAAATCAATCGGCTTGACGATTAAAAAACATTTGTTGACTGGTATTTCCTATATGATCCCACTGATTGTTGCGGCCGGCTTGTGCATTGCTTTAGGGCAAATCTTCGGAGGAGCTGATGTCGCCAACCATGAAGGAACGATCCCCTTTTACTTGAACCAGATTGGCGGTTGGGGCATGACGCTCGTCGTTCCCCTGTTTACAGCAGCGATTGCCATGTCGATTGCCGATCGCCCCACTTTCGCCCCTGGCCTCGTCATTGGCTTTATTGCCAATGAAATCCAGGCCGGTTTTATCGGCGGCATACTCGGCGGCTTTTTAGTAGGTTATGTCGTTTTGGCGATCAAAAAGTATGTGAAAGTGCCAAAGAGTATGATTGGTCTGATGCCTGTCATGATTATTCCTTTAATTGCAACCGCTTTCTCTGGTTTGCTCATGTTGACAATCATTGGCCAGCCCATTGCCAGCATGCAAAACTCACTGCTAGGTCTGTTGCAATCAATGGAAGGTGGTTCGCGCTTCTTTATGGGGACGATCCTCGGCGCAATGTCCAGTTTTGACTTCGGCGGTCCTGTCAACAAAACGGCCTCGTTATTTGCCGATGGGCTGCTTGTAGAAGGCATTTATGAACCAGAAGCAGTAAAATTCATTGGCTCCATGGTGCCTGTCTTCGGTATTGCTCTATCTTTCCTATTTACAAGATACAAATATACAAAAGCAGAAAAAGAAACATTAAAAGCAGCCGTGCCAATGGGCATTTGTATGATTACCGAAGGGGTTATCCCAATTGCTGCGCGGGACTTGATCCGCGTTGTCGCTTCGTGCTCATTTGGCTCAGCAATTGCCGGCGGGCTTTCGATGGTATGGGGAGTCGGAAGCACTGTGCCACATGGCGGTTTGTTTGTTGTACCACTGATGATTGAACCTTGGTACTTTGTGTTGGCGCTTGCTATCGGCAGTCTCATTACCGGTACGATGTTGTCATTGTGGAAACCGGCAGTCAAACAAGAGGAAGAGGCAATGGAACAAGAACCTGAAGAGGAGGAAGTCGACCTTGACGACTTCAGCTTGACGAAGGGGTTGTAA
- a CDS encoding PTS fructose transporter subunit IIB, whose product MKIVGVAACTAGIAHTFLAKEKLVKAAQEAGHEVKIETQGTIGTEDELTANEIKEADVVIIAADISISGRDRFKEKKVIRIPTHIAIKSPKQLIKKIEAELNANV is encoded by the coding sequence ATGAAAATTGTTGGTGTTGCGGCTTGTACGGCAGGGATTGCCCATACATTTTTAGCGAAAGAAAAGCTTGTAAAAGCGGCACAAGAAGCAGGGCACGAAGTAAAGATTGAAACACAAGGGACGATCGGCACGGAAGATGAGTTGACAGCAAACGAGATCAAGGAAGCGGACGTCGTCATCATTGCAGCAGACATTAGCATATCGGGGCGCGATCGTTTCAAAGAGAAAAAAGTTATCCGCATCCCGACACATATTGCCATCAAATCGCCAAAGCAGCTCATCAAGAAAATTGAAGCTGAATTGAACGCAAACGTGTAA
- a CDS encoding PTS sugar transporter subunit IIA → MKLAELLHKDVIKLDLSATSKEDAIKELIELLDENGAIESKEGFEKDVYEREAQGMTGIGGGVAIPHGKSDAVRHTAIAIGRTKQPIGWETLDGKPVQAIILFAVRKEDEGNLHLKLLAKVAGALARDEVCAALLESNSKDDIIQAFDEQEGES, encoded by the coding sequence ATGAAGCTAGCGGAGTTATTGCATAAAGATGTGATCAAGCTTGATTTAAGCGCGACCTCGAAAGAAGACGCGATTAAAGAATTAATCGAATTGCTTGATGAGAATGGGGCCATCGAATCAAAAGAAGGCTTTGAAAAAGATGTATATGAGCGGGAAGCTCAAGGCATGACGGGGATTGGCGGCGGGGTCGCCATTCCCCATGGCAAGTCGGATGCTGTTCGCCACACAGCGATTGCCATCGGCCGGACGAAACAGCCAATTGGTTGGGAAACGTTAGACGGAAAACCGGTGCAGGCGATTATCTTGTTTGCGGTGCGCAAAGAAGATGAGGGCAATCTTCATTTAAAGCTTCTGGCCAAAGTAGCTGGTGCGCTTGCCCGCGATGAAGTGTGTGCCGCATTGCTTGAATCGAACTCAAAAGACGACATTATACAGGCATTTGATGAACAGGAGGGAGAATCATGA
- a CDS encoding ketose-bisphosphate aldolase — MLITMKELLKVAYEQKFAVGSYNVSNSELLSAIIETAEEEKSPAILQIHPNELALIGNEFIAYAREAAHRARVPIVIHLDHGATLADIAQAIQNGYTSVMMDASHLPFEENIALTKQAVEIAHSVGISVEAELGTIGNNDGSSEGGADQILYTEPDEAREFVERTGCDTLAVAIGTSHGFYPKHMKPKIQLDRLEKINESVGIPLVLHGGSDNPDEDIRQSTQLGVAKINLSSDMKRAFFNQLRQTLQEKPHDFEPDVLMPEAREAAKAVLRKKMALFGSTGKAPLYKLSE; from the coding sequence ATGCTTATCACGATGAAAGAATTGCTTAAAGTCGCATATGAACAAAAATTTGCAGTCGGCTCCTACAATGTTTCTAATAGCGAATTGCTATCCGCCATTATTGAGACGGCAGAGGAAGAAAAATCGCCAGCAATTTTACAAATCCATCCTAATGAGTTGGCGCTTATAGGCAATGAGTTTATCGCTTACGCCAGAGAAGCAGCACACCGTGCTCGCGTGCCAATCGTGATCCACCTCGACCATGGGGCGACATTGGCTGATATTGCCCAGGCGATCCAAAATGGCTACACATCGGTGATGATGGATGCATCCCATTTGCCGTTTGAAGAAAATATTGCCTTGACGAAACAAGCGGTTGAAATAGCCCACTCAGTCGGTATTTCCGTAGAAGCCGAGCTAGGAACAATCGGCAACAATGACGGCAGCTCTGAAGGAGGCGCAGACCAAATTCTTTACACTGAACCAGATGAAGCACGGGAATTTGTTGAACGTACTGGCTGCGACACACTTGCCGTCGCGATTGGCACATCTCATGGATTCTATCCAAAGCATATGAAGCCAAAAATCCAACTGGACCGGCTGGAGAAAATCAATGAGTCAGTAGGCATCCCATTAGTCCTCCATGGCGGCTCGGATAACCCAGATGAGGACATCCGCCAATCGACACAATTAGGAGTAGCAAAAATCAACCTCTCTAGCGATATGAAACGCGCCTTTTTCAACCAGTTGCGCCAAACGCTCCAAGAGAAACCACACGATTTTGAACCGGACGTGTTAATGCCTGAAGCCCGAGAAGCGGCGAAAGCAGTGTTGCGCAAAAAAATGGCGCTTTTCGGTTCAACAGGCAAAGCACCGTTGTACAAGCTCAGTGAGTGA